The region AGCATGTACGTGGCCGCCGCCAACCGCGTCGGCAGGGAGGGCGAGGCGGTCTTCTACGGCTCGTCCTTCGTCAGCGACTACCGCGGCGAGAAGCTGAGCGAGGCCGACAGGACCTCCGAGACCATCCTCTACACCGAGCTCGACTTCGACGAGGCGAGGCGCTTTCGGGCGGGCTTCGGATTTTTCCGCGACCGCCGCCCCGACCTCTACGAGCCGCTGCTCAGCTTGGACGGCAGGACCGGGCGCGAGAGCTGAGCCTCGGCTTCAGCTGAGAGCGCGGCCTCCTTACCGCGGCTCGAGCCCGGCAGAAGTGGTATGGCTCACACAGCGGGTCGCCGCCGGCAGCTCGCCGGGAGAAAGACGTAGCGGTGGGCCCGCAAGCCCAACGGGGCGCCTCGAGCCGCCGACAGGCCGGAGCGACCTTTATTATCCTGTCATTAGAGTGTGATTAATTTCATTTAACGCTCTTGCCATCTCCTTAAAATTTGTTAAACTTTTGTCAATGTTGTGGAAGAGACGACTCTTAACGTGGGGAAGCGCAACCTTTTTATCTCTCGCCCTAGCCCAAGCGACCCTAGCCCAAGAGACTATCGTACAGCCGGGGGATTCGCTGTGGTCGATCGCACAGCGCCACCAGACCACGGTCGAGGCGCTCAAGGAGGCCAACGGCCTCAGCGCCGACAGGCTCAATCCCGGCCATGTGCTCAAACTGCCCGGCTCGGCGCAGAGCAAGCCGCTCACCTACACCGTGCAGGCCGGCGACACCCCCTACAAGATCGCCCTCTCCTTTGGTCTGTCGATCAACGAGCTCATCGCCATCAACAACTTAGACGGCCACATCATCCGGGTGGGTCAGGTCCTAAAGCTCACTTCGGACGCCAACGACGCGCCCGCCACCCCGCTCGTCATCACCGTCCAGCCGGGCGATTCTCTCTGGCTGCTGGCCCACACCCATGACGTAAGCTGGCAGGCGATCGCCGATGCCAACGGCATCCCCCGCGCCAACCCGACCTTGCGGGTCGGCACCCGGCTGACCATCCCCGGCCGCTACACGACGGGCCAGGCGCAAGGCGGCTACGTGCCGCCCAGCATCACGGTGGCGCGGGGGGATACGCTCGAGGTCCTGGCCCGCCGCCACGGCACCACCGTCTCCGCGCTGATGGCCGCCAACGACCTGCGCGGCACCATGATCCGGGCCGGCCAGACGC is a window of Deinococcota bacterium DNA encoding:
- a CDS encoding LysM peptidoglycan-binding domain-containing protein, yielding MLWKRRLLTWGSATFLSLALAQATLAQETIVQPGDSLWSIAQRHQTTVEALKEANGLSADRLNPGHVLKLPGSAQSKPLTYTVQAGDTPYKIALSFGLSINELIAINNLDGHIIRVGQVLKLTSDANDAPATPLVITVQPGDSLWLLAHTHDVSWQAIADANGIPRANPTLRVGTRLTIPGRYTTGQAQGGYVPPSITVARGDTLEVLARRHGTTVSALMAANDLRGTMIRAGQT